One stretch of Methanobrevibacter sp. DNA includes these proteins:
- a CDS encoding U32 family peptidase — translation MVELLAPAGNFISLRAVLENGADAVYFGLDDYNMRANAKNFSLDDLKEVSIIAKEYGAKTYLCTNTILNERLACRLDNNLEAISSSEIDGLILSDIGLIENTVSAGLEAHISVQQNITNSYMLKTLKKLGAKRAILSRELSLREIIGLTKKSPIETEIFVHGAICMAISGRCFLSYGLYGRSANCGDCLQPCRKNWTLTYEDGDDKVVNFSDVDDESFIIAPSDDGSYRTNFFSPKDMCMIEYIPELMKSGVASFKLEGRARAPDYGAMVTGIYRQAIDSYVDDPLNYTVKDEWMEELGSVFNRGFDTNFYFNTPFETSEDNQSKYIKKDIGQVVNYYNKVKAAELRIWDDLKVGDKIIIQGQTTGSITHTIDSMQIGGKSVANVKKGSNVAIAIPTKVRENDFVYKLVERNVDD, via the coding sequence ATGGTTGAATTATTAGCTCCAGCAGGAAATTTCATTTCACTTCGTGCTGTTTTAGAAAATGGTGCTGATGCAGTTTACTTTGGCCTTGATGATTATAATATGAGGGCCAATGCAAAAAATTTCTCATTGGATGACCTTAAAGAAGTATCTATAATAGCTAAAGAGTATGGGGCTAAAACTTATTTATGTACAAACACTATTTTAAATGAAAGATTGGCTTGTAGGTTAGATAATAATCTTGAAGCTATTTCTTCATCTGAAATAGATGGACTTATTTTATCCGATATTGGATTAATTGAAAATACTGTATCTGCAGGTCTTGAAGCTCATATTAGTGTCCAGCAGAATATTACTAATTCTTATATGCTTAAAACACTTAAAAAATTAGGTGCGAAAAGAGCAATTCTTTCTCGTGAGCTTTCACTTCGAGAAATTATTGGATTAACTAAAAAATCTCCAATCGAAACAGAAATATTTGTCCATGGTGCTATTTGCATGGCAATTTCTGGACGCTGTTTTTTAAGTTATGGTCTTTATGGTAGGAGTGCTAACTGCGGAGACTGTTTGCAGCCATGCCGTAAAAACTGGACATTAACCTATGAAGATGGTGATGATAAAGTTGTAAATTTCTCAGATGTTGATGATGAGTCATTTATTATTGCTCCTAGTGATGATGGAAGTTATAGGACAAACTTTTTTTCACCAAAGGACATGTGTATGATTGAATACATTCCTGAACTTATGAAAAGTGGTGTTGCGTCATTCAAGCTTGAAGGAAGAGCACGTGCTCCGGATTATGGTGCGATGGTTACAGGAATATATAGGCAGGCTATTGACAGTTATGTTGATGATCCATTGAATTATACGGTTAAAGATGAATGGATGGAAGAACTTGGAAGTGTTTTTAATCGTGGTTTTGACACTAATTTCTATTTCAATACACCATTTGAGACTAGTGAAGATAATCAATCAAAATATATTAAAAAGGACATTGGTCAAGTTGTAAATTATTATAATAAAGTTAAAGCAGCAGAACTTAGAATTTGGGATGATTTGAAAGTTGGAGATAAGATTATCATTCAAGGCCAAACTACTGGTTCAATCACCCATACTATTGATTCTATGCAAATTGGTGGAAAATCTGTTGCGAATGTTAAAAAAGGTTCTAATGTAGCAATTGCTATTCCGACAAAAGTTAGAGAAAATGACTTTGTTTATAAATTAGTTGAGAGGAATGTTGATGATTAA
- the purF gene encoding amidophosphoribosyltransferase, with amino-acid sequence MQGEIEDKCGIVGIHCNDETRNVASFVYYCLYALQHRGQESAGIATYNPEKGLNYYCGMGLITDVFKDYEIQNLKGNMAIGHVRYSTTGESKLENSQPFVTDFDDGFIAMAHNGDIVNSSELRNELIEEGYEFKSGTDSEVICYMLKKEHHDNNKSIIDSIEAVSQKLVGSYALTILVNGELYGVRDPMGIKPLAVAKRGDDFILASETVAFDVINAKYVRDIKPGEVVFFKNDEINSHMLKIAEDCKFSHCMFEYVYFARPDSTIDGINVYETRMNIGRKLYELYPIDADVVIPVPDSSIPAAIGYSRASGIQYGEGLIKNRYVGRTFIMPTQEERELAVRLKLNPIKEAIKGKKIVLIDDSIVRGTTSKKLLDLVKESEPAEIHFLVGCPPVISPCFYGVAMATKKELIAANNTIEEIQDQLEIDTLGYITLEALVEAIGMPKENLCLGCLNEEYPTEIPEGLEAETYYKP; translated from the coding sequence ATGCAAGGAGAGATAGAAGATAAGTGTGGTATTGTTGGTATTCATTGTAATGATGAAACTAGGAATGTTGCATCTTTTGTTTATTATTGTTTGTATGCTTTACAGCACAGAGGTCAGGAATCAGCAGGAATTGCTACTTATAATCCAGAAAAAGGATTGAATTACTATTGTGGTATGGGTTTAATAACTGATGTTTTCAAAGATTATGAAATTCAAAATCTTAAAGGAAACATGGCTATTGGGCATGTAAGATACTCAACTACAGGTGAATCAAAACTTGAAAATTCACAACCTTTTGTAACTGATTTTGATGATGGATTTATTGCTATGGCTCATAATGGGGATATTGTAAACTCTTCTGAGTTAAGAAATGAATTAATCGAAGAAGGATATGAATTCAAATCAGGCACTGATTCTGAAGTTATCTGTTACATGCTTAAAAAAGAACATCATGATAACAATAAAAGTATTATTGATTCAATCGAAGCTGTTTCTCAAAAACTCGTAGGTTCTTATGCATTAACCATTTTGGTAAATGGTGAATTATATGGTGTACGTGATCCTATGGGAATCAAACCACTTGCAGTTGCAAAAAGAGGAGATGACTTTATCCTTGCTTCTGAAACTGTTGCATTTGATGTAATTAATGCAAAATATGTTAGGGATATCAAGCCTGGTGAAGTTGTATTCTTTAAAAACGATGAAATCAACTCTCATATGTTGAAAATTGCAGAAGATTGCAAGTTTTCTCACTGTATGTTTGAATATGTATACTTTGCAAGACCTGACAGTACCATTGATGGTATTAATGTTTATGAAACCAGAATGAATATTGGTCGTAAATTATATGAATTGTACCCTATTGATGCTGATGTTGTAATTCCAGTACCTGATTCATCTATTCCTGCAGCTATTGGTTATTCTAGAGCTTCTGGAATTCAATATGGTGAAGGATTAATTAAAAACAGGTATGTTGGAAGAACATTTATTATGCCGACTCAAGAAGAGCGTGAGTTAGCAGTTAGACTTAAATTAAATCCTATTAAAGAAGCTATTAAGGGCAAAAAAATTGTCTTAATTGATGATAGTATTGTAAGAGGAACAACCTCTAAAAAATTATTAGATTTGGTAAAAGAATCAGAACCGGCTGAAATTCACTTTTTAGTAGGTTGCCCACCAGTTATTTCTCCTTGTTTCTATGGTGTAGCTATGGCAACTAAAAAAGAATTAATTGCAGCTAATAATACTATTGAAGAAATCCAAGACCAACTTGAAATTGATACATTAGGTTATATTACTCTTGAAGCATTGGTTGAAGCTATTGGAATGCCTAAAGAAAACTTATGTTTAGGTTGTTTGAATGAAGAGTATCCTACTGAAATTCCAGAAGGTCTTGAAGCTGAAACTTACTATAAACCTTAG
- the cfbC gene encoding Ni-sirohydrochlorin a,c-diamide reductive cyclase ATP-dependent reductase subunit, whose amino-acid sequence MIKKIAIYGKGGIGKSTTVANLSAVWGNDDLNCLVIGCDPKADTTRTLHGSRIPTVVQTLKNNRKPERDDLVFQGFKDILCVESGGPEPGVGCAGRGVIVAMKRLENLGIFDEDLDVVVYDVLGDVVCGGFSVPLREKYADEVLIVTSGEYMALYAANNIVKGVKKLKGNLSGIVCNCRNVENEEQIVNDFAKKIGTHVIGTIHRSNLIQDAELDAKTVIEKYPESQEAQEYRDLASSIMSNENTSIPEPMNDEEFEAFFKSYL is encoded by the coding sequence ATGATTAAAAAAATAGCTATTTATGGAAAAGGTGGAATTGGAAAAAGCACTACTGTAGCTAATTTATCTGCTGTATGGGGTAATGATGACTTAAATTGTCTTGTTATTGGTTGTGATCCAAAAGCAGACACAACACGTACATTACATGGTTCAAGAATTCCAACAGTTGTTCAAACTTTAAAGAATAATAGAAAACCTGAAAGGGATGACTTGGTTTTTCAAGGTTTCAAAGATATTTTGTGTGTTGAAAGTGGAGGTCCGGAACCTGGTGTAGGTTGTGCTGGACGTGGAGTTATTGTTGCTATGAAACGCCTTGAAAACTTGGGAATTTTTGATGAAGACCTTGATGTTGTTGTATATGATGTGCTTGGGGATGTTGTTTGCGGTGGTTTTTCAGTCCCTCTTCGTGAAAAATACGCAGATGAAGTTTTAATTGTAACTTCTGGTGAATATATGGCATTATATGCTGCAAATAATATTGTAAAAGGTGTTAAAAAACTTAAAGGTAATCTTAGTGGTATTGTCTGTAACTGTAGGAATGTCGAAAATGAAGAACAAATTGTCAACGACTTTGCTAAAAAGATAGGCACACATGTTATTGGTACTATCCATAGAAGTAATTTAATTCAAGATGCTGAATTAGATGCAAAAACCGTTATAGAAAAATATCCTGAAAGTCAGGAAGCACAAGAATACAGAGACCTTGCTTCAAGTATTATGTCTAATGAAAATACATCAATTCCAGAGCCTATGAATGATGAAGAATTTGAAGCATTCTTCAAGTCATACTTGTAG
- the galE gene encoding UDP-glucose 4-epimerase GalE, translating into MILITGGAGYIGSHTNKALHNAGYETVVVDNLCKGYENFVKWGNFENYDFGSKNLREVFEKYDIDGVIHFAAFSSVAESVEMPQKYFKNNYKNTLNLLQIMREFGVDKFILSSTAAVYGNPEKVPITEDQDLKPINPYGHSKFITEKALEREAEKGDFNFVSLRYFNAAGDDFDCEIGEFHDPETHLIPLVLDAAIGNRESISIFGDDYNTPDGTCIRDYIHVNDLADAHIKAYEYLCNEKESNIFNLGNGQGYSVREVIDMCKKVTGVDFEVKIDERREGDPDILIADSTKIKEKLGWTPQYNLEQIVESAWAWHKKINVI; encoded by the coding sequence ATGATTTTGATTACTGGTGGAGCAGGTTATATTGGTTCCCATACAAATAAAGCATTACACAATGCAGGTTATGAAACTGTTGTAGTTGATAACTTATGCAAGGGTTATGAAAACTTTGTTAAATGGGGTAATTTTGAGAATTATGACTTTGGAAGTAAAAACTTAAGGGAAGTTTTTGAAAAATACGATATAGATGGTGTTATTCACTTTGCTGCATTTTCATCAGTAGCAGAATCTGTTGAAATGCCTCAAAAATATTTTAAAAACAATTATAAAAATACTTTAAATCTTTTACAAATAATGAGGGAATTTGGAGTGGATAAATTTATTTTATCTTCCACTGCTGCAGTATATGGAAATCCTGAAAAGGTTCCAATTACTGAAGATCAGGATTTAAAACCAATTAATCCTTATGGACACTCCAAATTTATCACAGAAAAGGCTCTTGAAAGAGAAGCTGAAAAAGGTGATTTTAATTTTGTATCTTTAAGATACTTTAATGCAGCAGGGGATGATTTCGATTGTGAGATTGGGGAATTCCATGACCCTGAAACTCACTTAATTCCATTAGTATTGGATGCGGCTATTGGAAATCGTGAAAGTATCTCTATTTTTGGTGATGATTATAATACTCCTGATGGAACATGTATTCGTGATTATATTCATGTAAATGACTTGGCTGATGCCCATATCAAAGCATATGAATATTTATGTAATGAAAAGGAATCAAACATTTTCAATCTTGGAAATGGTCAAGGATATTCAGTTCGTGAAGTAATTGATATGTGTAAAAAGGTCACTGGTGTTGACTTTGAAGTTAAAATCGATGAGCGCCGTGAAGGTGATCCTGATATATTAATTGCTGATTCAACAAAAATTAAAGAAAAACTAGGATGGACTCCACAATACAATTTAGAGCAAATTGTTGAGTCTGCTTGGGCATGGCATAAAAAAATTAATGTGATTTAG
- a CDS encoding DUF1002 domain-containing protein: MRKITILVLALILVGMLIPTGFATDSNVVITYGETTYSNSNYKSFVDNFFVNQANVDINNVGIKTISADQVNQVSSGITGKYYNSNQILSSALVDLNDNSDLKVSVDKSKITTITGDMYISALKSAGITSGHVYVTSPVQATGESALAGIMNSYEEVTDVEIPDSVKEAANDEIYTEAEIVDNSGVDAEDLSNLVTQVKDEVSNANVTDHSEIVNIINNHVENNNINITNNDIENLADSIEQVQNVQGDVNYYKTQVNEFLGDNSTGGFSLDSLFGWINSFFNGI; the protein is encoded by the coding sequence ATGCGTAAGATTACAATACTCGTATTAGCGCTAATCCTCGTTGGTATGTTAATCCCAACAGGTTTTGCGACAGATTCTAATGTAGTAATAACTTATGGTGAAACTACCTATTCAAATTCAAATTACAAATCTTTTGTTGACAACTTTTTTGTTAACCAAGCAAATGTAGATATTAATAATGTAGGTATAAAAACCATTTCTGCTGATCAAGTAAATCAAGTATCTAGCGGCATTACTGGTAAATATTATAACTCAAATCAAATATTGTCATCAGCACTCGTTGATTTAAATGACAATAGTGATTTAAAGGTAAGTGTTGACAAATCAAAAATCACTACAATTACTGGTGATATGTACATTTCAGCTTTAAAATCTGCAGGAATCACAAGTGGACACGTATATGTGACAAGTCCTGTTCAGGCAACTGGTGAATCTGCTCTTGCAGGAATTATGAATTCCTATGAGGAAGTAACTGATGTTGAAATTCCAGATTCTGTAAAAGAAGCTGCAAATGATGAAATTTATACAGAAGCTGAAATTGTTGACAATTCTGGTGTGGATGCTGAAGACTTATCTAACTTAGTAACTCAAGTTAAGGATGAAGTATCAAATGCCAATGTCACAGATCATAGTGAAATTGTAAACATAATCAACAATCATGTTGAAAACAATAATATCAACATTACAAACAATGATATTGAAAACTTAGCAGATTCCATTGAACAAGTGCAAAATGTTCAAGGTGATGTAAACTATTACAAAACCCAAGTAAATGAGTTCTTAGGTGATAATTCCACTGGTGGTTTTTCATTAGATAGTTTATTTGGTTGGATTAATTCCTTTTTTAACGGGATTTAA
- a CDS encoding methylated-DNA--[protein]-cysteine S-methyltransferase gives MYYSTNYSSPLGEMLFVSDGESICGIWFCGQKYFKNNIDETTKRDDLAIFKKLTKWFDDYFSGLNPAIDFKLNPQGSEFRQKVWKILREIPYGETLTYGEIASKISPTMSAQAVGGAVGHNPISILIPCHRVLGANGKLTGYAGGLDRKVELLKLEQII, from the coding sequence ATGTATTATTCCACTAATTATTCTTCACCTCTCGGTGAAATGCTCTTTGTAAGTGATGGTGAATCCATTTGTGGAATCTGGTTCTGCGGTCAAAAGTATTTTAAAAATAATATTGATGAGACTACAAAAAGAGATGACTTGGCAATTTTTAAAAAACTCACTAAATGGTTCGATGATTATTTCAGCGGATTAAACCCAGCAATTGATTTTAAGCTAAATCCTCAAGGTAGTGAATTTAGGCAAAAAGTTTGGAAAATTTTAAGGGAGATTCCATATGGTGAAACATTGACATATGGTGAAATTGCTTCAAAAATATCTCCAACAATGTCTGCCCAGGCGGTTGGGGGTGCTGTTGGTCATAATCCTATTTCTATTTTAATTCCATGTCACCGTGTACTTGGTGCAAATGGCAAATTGACCGGTTATGCTGGTGGTTTGGACAGAAAAGTTGAATTATTAAAATTAGAACAGATAATATGA
- a CDS encoding YgjV family protein, with the protein MNLPMNIIIGNAISLIAGIFILLSMWVNDEKEAYKHQFLNAFILMISSVFFLSWTGVVTMAIAASRNAFVYKDKFTFNWAIFFVIVSVVVGFAVNTMGIVGILPIIALVQLTLCNYYLKTIKPIKISFIVNSAIYVVYFLAIWDFSSAAIEGITVTVGLISLFKLMYSE; encoded by the coding sequence ATGAATTTACCGATGAACATCATCATAGGAAACGCAATATCCTTAATTGCGGGTATTTTTATTTTGCTCAGCATGTGGGTTAATGATGAAAAGGAAGCGTATAAACACCAATTTTTGAATGCATTTATATTAATGATATCTTCAGTATTCTTTTTATCCTGGACTGGTGTAGTGACTATGGCAATTGCAGCATCAAGAAATGCCTTTGTATATAAGGATAAATTCACTTTTAATTGGGCGATATTTTTTGTTATTGTTTCTGTAGTTGTTGGTTTTGCAGTAAATACTATGGGTATTGTTGGGATATTACCGATTATTGCATTGGTGCAACTTACATTATGTAACTATTATTTGAAAACAATCAAACCAATTAAAATAAGTTTTATTGTAAATAGTGCAATTTATGTGGTTTATTTCCTTGCGATATGGGATTTTTCATCAGCTGCTATTGAAGGAATTACAGTGACAGTTGGATTGATTTCACTATTTAAATTAATGTATTCTGAGTAA
- a CDS encoding 4Fe-4S binding protein gives MIVKDWCSFCGECAGVCPRNLIQVREYSLVFNDDDCKDCDTCIKACPIDALEKED, from the coding sequence ATGATAGTTAAAGATTGGTGCTCATTTTGTGGTGAGTGTGCTGGGGTTTGCCCAAGAAATTTAATCCAAGTAAGAGAATATTCATTAGTATTTAATGATGATGACTGTAAAGATTGTGATACATGTATTAAAGCATGTCCAATAGATGCATTAGAAAAAGAGGACTGA
- a CDS encoding NAD(P)/FAD-dependent oxidoreductase, whose amino-acid sequence MIETDVIVVGSGPAGSSAAKHAALGGAKVILMDKKSEIGAPKRCAEGVSIQGLEKLGIEPSPRWVTQEIQGVRIQTPDGTDTWLTKDEVKLPEAGYILERKVFDKHMAMDAARAGAEIRIKTLVTGIEKIENGYLVFTESMGKEEVFKCKILIAADGPEGHVARWAGLRPAAKAKEMESGVQYEMCNVEFEKPGVIEFYLGSCAPGGYVWIFPKGDDIANVGLAILPHMAEKTAIEYLDDFVAKSPYLKNAQAVEINVGGDPVAGMTKKLYDDNILVCGDAAGQVNPLTGGGIISGMTGGMCAGKVAAQAINEENCSRKFLKKYDEMAHAELDHEIKRYKKVQEYLLTLSDEELNEIAHAFEGETFDKISTTEIVKKLIKLSPKALLKLGKFV is encoded by the coding sequence ATGATTGAAACTGATGTAATTGTAGTAGGTTCTGGACCTGCGGGATCAAGTGCAGCAAAACATGCTGCATTAGGTGGAGCAAAAGTTATTTTAATGGATAAAAAATCTGAAATTGGTGCACCAAAAAGATGTGCTGAAGGTGTTTCAATTCAAGGACTTGAAAAATTAGGTATTGAACCTTCTCCTCGTTGGGTTACTCAAGAAATCCAAGGTGTAAGAATTCAAACTCCTGATGGAACTGATACCTGGTTAACAAAAGACGAAGTAAAATTACCTGAAGCAGGTTACATTTTAGAAAGAAAAGTATTCGATAAACACATGGCAATGGATGCTGCAAGAGCAGGTGCTGAAATTAGAATCAAAACTTTAGTAACTGGAATTGAAAAAATTGAAAATGGTTACTTAGTATTCACTGAATCCATGGGTAAAGAAGAAGTTTTTAAATGTAAAATATTAATCGCAGCTGATGGTCCTGAAGGTCATGTTGCAAGATGGGCAGGTTTAAGACCAGCTGCAAAAGCTAAAGAAATGGAATCTGGTGTACAATATGAAATGTGTAATGTAGAATTTGAAAAACCTGGAGTAATTGAGTTTTACTTAGGTTCATGTGCACCTGGGGGATATGTATGGATTTTCCCTAAAGGAGATGACATTGCAAATGTTGGTTTAGCAATCTTACCTCATATGGCTGAAAAAACTGCTATTGAATATTTAGATGATTTTGTTGCAAAATCTCCTTACTTAAAAAATGCTCAAGCTGTTGAAATAAATGTTGGTGGAGATCCTGTTGCTGGAATGACCAAAAAACTCTATGATGATAATATTTTAGTCTGTGGAGATGCTGCTGGACAAGTAAATCCATTAACTGGTGGAGGAATTATCAGCGGTATGACTGGTGGAATGTGTGCTGGTAAAGTAGCTGCTCAAGCTATTAATGAAGAAAACTGTTCTAGAAAATTCTTGAAAAAATATGATGAAATGGCACATGCTGAATTAGACCATGAAATTAAAAGATATAAAAAAGTACAAGAATACTTACTCACCTTATCTGATGAAGAATTAAACGAAATTGCTCATGCATTTGAAGGAGAAACCTTTGATAAAATTTCAACCACTGAAATTGTTAAAAAATTAATCAAATTATCTCCTAAAGCGTTACTCAAATTAGGTAAATTTGTATAG
- a CDS encoding GH3 auxin-responsive promoter family protein has product MEREIRKKIYGELLDAPSKAHKQLELFSLDAKKTNEELLMKILNDNKDTAYGIKYDFKNIKSIKEYQEKVPISEYDDYIDFLIPMVFQGVENLLTVYPVKHYNKSSGTLGNPKKIPISEVAQQLNFLYSLPFVLHLITEELGDKWKEGKIFIIGQYNISSVPSGATYGALTAKLADNMKDYFDILSTSPAEVLVPQGDLDTHYLQSLYALREKNTTIVISAYFSYFLEILRYMEDNHEMLIEDIRNGTINSSINLSPETREILEEKLTPMPERADELEEIFSKPIDNTFVKSIWPDIQAFEGIGTSTFETYVEKIREKYANEETPILYLGLQASEGIFSTPLELNNKNSVLIPNAIFFEFRPVEQEGYDNLLTIDQLEVGKDYEIILTNLSGFYRYKIKDVVRVTGMHNTLPEITFKYRLNQTVNLTGEKTTEEALRESVKQCEEKYGFDCVDFTVFADTEAVPMNYNFLIEPDNIDDIDVEALRADLEKNLGKANPSFGSKIENNTFGETKLEILQKETFMLYRDLMAMKGVSVVQLKPPRIIVNEVQRKFFYALREL; this is encoded by the coding sequence ATGGAACGTGAAATAAGAAAGAAGATATATGGGGAGTTATTAGATGCTCCTTCAAAGGCTCATAAACAATTAGAGCTATTTAGTCTTGATGCAAAGAAAACCAATGAAGAATTATTAATGAAAATATTAAATGACAATAAAGACACTGCATATGGGATAAAATATGACTTTAAAAATATTAAATCTATTAAAGAATATCAGGAAAAGGTCCCAATATCTGAATATGATGATTATATTGATTTTTTAATTCCAATGGTATTTCAAGGTGTAGAAAATCTTTTAACAGTTTATCCTGTAAAACATTATAATAAATCTTCAGGAACACTTGGAAACCCTAAAAAAATACCAATTAGTGAAGTAGCACAACAATTGAATTTCTTATATTCTCTACCTTTTGTATTACACTTAATCACAGAAGAATTAGGAGATAAATGGAAAGAGGGAAAAATATTCATAATTGGACAATATAATATTTCATCTGTACCTTCTGGAGCTACATATGGTGCTTTAACTGCAAAATTAGCAGATAATATGAAAGATTATTTTGATATTTTATCAACAAGCCCTGCAGAAGTTCTTGTTCCGCAAGGAGATTTAGATACACATTATCTTCAATCATTATATGCACTTCGTGAAAAAAACACAACTATTGTTATTTCTGCATATTTCAGTTATTTCTTGGAAATTTTAAGATATATGGAGGATAATCATGAGATGTTAATTGAAGATATTAGGAATGGAACAATTAATTCTTCAATTAATTTATCTCCTGAAACAAGAGAAATTTTAGAAGAAAAATTAACTCCAATGCCTGAAAGAGCTGATGAATTAGAAGAAATATTCTCCAAACCAATTGATAATACTTTTGTTAAATCAATATGGCCAGATATTCAGGCATTTGAAGGAATTGGAACATCAACATTTGAAACATATGTTGAAAAAATAAGAGAAAAATATGCTAATGAAGAAACTCCAATATTATATTTAGGATTGCAAGCTTCAGAGGGAATTTTCTCAACACCATTGGAATTAAATAATAAAAACAGTGTATTAATTCCAAATGCAATATTCTTTGAGTTTAGACCTGTTGAACAGGAGGGTTATGATAATCTATTAACAATTGATCAGCTAGAAGTTGGAAAAGATTATGAAATAATTTTAACAAATTTATCTGGATTTTATAGATATAAAATAAAGGATGTTGTAAGAGTAACTGGAATGCATAATACTCTACCTGAAATTACATTCAAATATCGTTTAAATCAGACTGTAAATTTAACTGGAGAAAAAACTACTGAAGAAGCTTTAAGAGAATCAGTAAAACAATGTGAAGAGAAATATGGCTTCGACTGTGTTGACTTTACAGTATTTGCAGATACTGAAGCTGTTCCAATGAATTATAATTTCTTAATAGAACCAGATAACATAGATGATATCGATGTTGAGGCTCTCAGAGCCGATTTAGAAAAAAATCTTGGTAAAGCAAATCCTTCATTTGGTTCTAAAATTGAAAATAATACTTTTGGTGAAACAAAACTTGAAATATTACAAAAAGAAACATTTATGCTTTACAGAGATCTTATGGCTATGAAAGGAGTAAGTGTAGTTCAGCTTAAACCTCCTAGAATAATAGTAAATGAAGTTCAAAGAAAATTCTTCTATGCTCTTAGGGAACTTTGA
- a CDS encoding ATP-binding protein, whose protein sequence is MKKLVFDADVSELENIFNELNRLLEDYDTDELAVMKLKLVLEEIFTNISNYAYNDKGIVEFLVDIISNHQLEIIIKLIDEGEYFNPLEQATPDTTLSSDEREIGGLGILLIKKNVDVIEYERVDNKNILTIHKILN, encoded by the coding sequence ATGAAAAAACTTGTATTTGATGCGGATGTTAGTGAATTAGAGAATATCTTCAATGAATTAAATAGATTATTGGAAGATTATGATACTGATGAATTAGCTGTTATGAAACTTAAATTAGTATTAGAAGAAATTTTTACTAATATCAGCAATTATGCATATAATGATAAAGGAATAGTTGAATTTTTAGTTGACATAATTTCAAACCATCAATTAGAAATTATAATAAAATTAATTGATGAAGGTGAATATTTCAATCCTCTAGAACAAGCTACACCTGATACTACATTAAGTTCTGATGAACGTGAAATTGGTGGGTTAGGTATTCTTCTCATTAAAAAGAATGTTGATGTAATAGAGTATGAAAGAGTTGACAATAAAAACATTTTAACTATTCATAAAATTTTAAATTAG
- a CDS encoding DUF169 domain-containing protein, whose amino-acid sequence MIKSNNKPENAREPKSGKGECVMSFVAQTIAKRVTTCFGREHITCGGVPVGFGWGSGFKDENAMNFQASFLSCGVESAQDKEEYLKKLNYMPKPTREMFEKGERIYSDFETAKENIKSRPVYDSEDYVIFKGLENLEDNETPKSVIFTVNPIELTALIQINTSFRVKDTYLLTPQSSGCQAIGCFTFKEDESDDPKPVLSPIDFAGRSNMKHFIPNDYLMVSMPWKLFLKLEAVSKKSVLQTGMWKTFND is encoded by the coding sequence TTGATTAAAAGCAACAACAAACCAGAAAATGCAAGAGAACCTAAATCAGGAAAAGGTGAATGTGTGATGAGTTTTGTTGCACAGACAATAGCTAAACGTGTGACTACTTGTTTTGGCCGTGAACACATAACCTGCGGCGGTGTTCCTGTAGGTTTTGGCTGGGGAAGTGGATTTAAAGATGAAAATGCAATGAATTTTCAAGCATCATTCTTATCCTGTGGTGTTGAATCAGCACAGGATAAAGAAGAATATTTAAAAAAATTAAATTATATGCCGAAACCAACTCGTGAAATGTTTGAAAAGGGAGAGAGAATATATTCTGATTTTGAAACTGCAAAAGAAAACATTAAATCAAGACCAGTTTATGATAGTGAAGATTATGTTATCTTTAAGGGGTTAGAAAATTTAGAAGATAATGAAACACCAAAATCAGTGATTTTTACTGTAAATCCAATTGAATTAACTGCACTAATCCAGATTAACACATCTTTTAGAGTTAAAGATACATATCTTCTAACTCCACAATCATCAGGATGCCAAGCTATTGGATGTTTTACATTTAAAGAAGATGAAAGTGATGATCCAAAACCTGTTTTAAGTCCAATTGACTTTGCAGGACGTAGCAACATGAAACATTTCATTCCAAATGATTATCTAATGGTTTCAATGCCCTGGAAATTGTTTTTAAAATTAGAGGCAGTAAGTAAAAAAAGTGTTCTTCAAACCGGAATGTGGAAAACGTTTAATGACTAA